A single genomic interval of Danio aesculapii chromosome 5, fDanAes4.1, whole genome shotgun sequence harbors:
- the LOC130229558 gene encoding uncharacterized protein LOC130229558: protein MSICEWKQGGNISTSYKFYTQIRSKCSCGSPHQKNATWTSNEFPFSIKYNITAHVIGKRENLSCIYKNFSGIPSQMTLCGPHSNVTFKRSSGHLTLMVEWGDESNNIENFHVKYREFNSTNWKEQLSGNNRECVLWNTTSSLSYELQIQCIPTAKCAQCSLSEIMMVPPELTDIPSIQWEIQDHIADGHEVKTIAGQRKVVVMWKYPNSEAVAYYNVTVRKESGETSSQTSSFKVKNPSLILILSYSAYNISIRAFNNAGSSPVSSIIIERMDEWQDSFGPFSVNITSNNSFSLSWNSSVSSVCYSVEWWAKGQIPAFQPFYIKGNHKEITAITKNTFQPYTRYYFFLHTRPDQDTCNMKVVNNSETTYGRTQAYLTEGSPIRAPGNVSILNITQHSAVITWSPVSEEDLCGFLKGYYIYYWNTEDISETSIEVNLSINSHELLNLESSSAYRVELSAFTVAGEGERSDVKHFVTDQPDLTVLNGIIAAIIVGILILLIAVHVSCRILHRAKKLLWPSIPDPEKSNAVQKIEITYELSLLEPLTRQRLEESEGCDPRTVCFIENKGYAFSFRSPSPSQAGVKLHLSEDEDSLSTMSEIEPPDTPTQVPTRESVSTETFPLDFRKTDCTFSNSVDNEVISLESKDPGETITGSDFTPATSKTPAVAFMSDYTTMEIFKQVTMKGIQSPSIQTVKPSFVAGHQGQDYIRQSVLQ, encoded by the exons TAGAAGTAAATGCAGTTGTGGATCTCCACACCAGAAAAATGCAACTTGGACTTCCAATGAATTTCCTTTCAGTATTAAGTATAACATCACAGCTCACGTGATTGGAAAGAGGGAAAATCTAAGCTGTATCTACAAAAATTTCAGTGGAATACCATCACAGATGA cacTATGTGGGCCTCAttcaaatgtcacttttaaaagaagCTCAGGCCATCTTACTCTTATGGTTGAATGGGGAGATGAAAGTAATAACATCGAAAACTTCCACGTAAAGTACAGAGAGTTCAACTCTACAAATTGGAAGGAG CAACTGTCTGGAAACAACAGAGAATGTGTGTTGTGGAACACAACATCTTCTCTGTCATATGAGTTGCAAATACAGTGCATTCCCACTGCAAAATGTGCACAGTGTTCACTCAGTGAGATCATGATGGTCCCACCGG AACTCACAGATATACCATCGATCCAGTGGGAGATTCAAGACCATATTGCAGATGGCCATGAGGTCAAGACTATAGCTGGACAGAGAAAAGTGGTTGTCATGTGGAAG TATCCGAACAGCGAGGCTGTGGCTTACTACAATGTGACGGTGAGGAAAGAATCGGGGGAAACCAGCAGTCAAACCAGCAGTTTCAAGGTTAAAAATCCATCTCTCATCCTGATCTTGTCTTATTCTGCATACAACATCAGCATCAGGGCTTTTAACAATGCTGGATCATCTCCTGTTTCCAGTATAATCATTGAACGAATGGATGAGTGGCAAG ATTCATTTGGGCCATTCAGTGTGAACATTACGAGCAACAACAGTTTCAGCCTGTCTTGGAACAGCTCCGTCTCAAGTGTGTGTTACTCTGTGGAGTGGTGGGCCAAAGGACAGATACCTGCTTTCCAGCCATTCTACATTAAGGGGAACCACAAAGAAATAACTGCCATAACCAAGAACA ctTTTCAGCCCTATACAAGATATTATTTCTTCTTGCACACCAGACCAGACCAAGACACCTGCAACATGAAGGTTGTGAACAACAGTGAGACAACCTATGGCAGAACCCAAGCTTATCTCACTGAAGGAA GTCCTATTCGTGCTCCTGGGAATGTGAGCATTTTGAATATTACTCAGCATTCGGCAGTGATAACATGGAGCCCTGTGTCCGAGGAAGACCTGTGTGGATTCTTAAAAGGCTACTACATCTATTACTGGAACACAGAGGACATAAGTGAAACAT CCATCGAAGTGAATCTCAGCATAAACAGTCATGAGCTGCTGAATCTGGAAAGCAGCAGTGCATATAGAGTGGAGCTGTCTGCATTTACAGTGGCAGGAGAAGGAGAACGCAGTGATGTTAAGCACTTTGTCACAGATCAGCCTG ATTTGACAGTTTTGAATGGCATTATAGCTGCGATCATTGTGGGAATACTAATTCTTCTAATAGCGGTTCATGTCAGCTGTCGGATTCTGCACCG agccaAGAAACTGCTCTGGCCTAGTATACCAGATCCAGAGAAGAGCAATGCTGTTCAAAAAATTGAAATTACCTATGAACTG aGTCTCCTGGAGCCGTTGACCAGACAAAGGTTAGAGGAAAGTGAGGGCTGTGATCCCCGTACAGTGTGCTTCATTGAGAACAAGGGTTATGCATTTTCATTCAGAAGTCCTTCCCCTTCTCAAGCTGGTGTGAAGCTTCATCTCAGTGAAGACGAGGACAGCCTTTCCACCATGAGTGAGATCGAACCTCCAGATACACCAACACAAGTCCCCACCAGAGAATCTGTTTCTACAGAGACCTTCCCTCTGGACTTCAGAAAAACAGACTGCACTTTTAGCAATTCTGTTGACAATGAAGTCATAAGCTTAGAAAGTAAAGACCCTGGAGAGACCATAACAGGTTCAGACTTCACTCCCGCAACTTCCAAAACGCCTGCTGTGGCTTTCATGAGCGATTACACCACCATGGAGATCTTCAAGCAGGTCACTATGAAGGGTATTCAGAGTCCATCCATTCAAACAGTAAAACCAAGTTTTGTTGCTGGACATCAAGGACAGGATTACATTCGACAGTCTGTTTTGCAATAA